A stretch of DNA from Bacillus sp. NP157:
CCTGCTCGCGGCGTCGGTGGTGCTGTTCGTCAACTCAATAAGGCGGAAGCGCGGCGCGGCGCGCTGAAATCGCGGTGTTCGGGGCGGAGGCAGCCGGGCCCCCGGCAACCGGGCACCTGCCGCTTGACTCTGGACCTAGATAAAGGGTCTAGACTTGCCCGCATGACCACCCAAGCCTCCCTCACCATCGGCCGCATCGCCCAGACGGCGGGCGTCGCCATCGACACCATCCGGTTCTACGAGCGCGAAGGGCTGCTGCCCGAGCCACGCCGCCGGCCGTCCGGTTACCGCGAATACGACGCTTCGGCCGTTTCCCGCCTGCGCTTCATCCGCCGGGCGAAGGACCTGGGTTTCACCCTCGAAGAGATCCGCGAGCTGCTGGCCCTGTCCGCCGACCGCCACGGCGGCGTCGAGGGCGTGCGCGAGCGCGCTGCCGCGCGCCTGACCGCGATCGACGAGCGGATCACCGAGCTGCAGCGGGTCCGCGATGGCCTGGCCGAACTGGTCGAGGCCTGCCCGGGCCACGGTGCCCCGGAGGATTGCCCGATCCTCAAGGCCCTGGGGGAGCCGACGGCATGAGCCACGCCTGCTGCTCGCACGGCGCCGCACCGGAAGCGGTCGCCGCGCTGGATCCCGTGTGTGGCATGACCGTCGATCCGGCGAAGACCGCGCACCACGCCACCCGCGACGGCCACGACTACCACTTCTGCTGCGCCGGCTGCCGGACGAAGTTCATCGCCGATCCGGCGAAATACCTCGGCCCGAAGGAACCCGAAGCGCCGATGCCGCCGGGGACAATCTACACCTGCCCGATGCATCCGGACGTGCGCCAGGAAGGCCCGGGGTCGTGTCCGAAGTGCGGCATGGCGCTGGAACCGGCGATGCCGTCGCTCGACGATGACGACGGCGAAGTGCGCGGCATGGCCCGCCGTTTCGCCAGCTTGCTCGCGCTGACGCTGCCGGTGTTCCTCGTGGCGATGGGTCCGCATCTGTTCGGCTGGACGTGGCCCTCGCCGTGGGACGCGATCGCCCGTTGGGGCGAGGCGTCGTTCGCCACGGTCGTCGTGCTGTGGGGTGGGGCGCCGTTCTTCGCGCGTGGCTGGCGCTCGCTGCGACCCTGGTCGCCGAACATGTACACCCTGATCGCGCTGGGCACCGGCGTGGCATGGATCTATAGCGTGGTGGCGCTGCTGGTACCCGGCCTGTTCCCGCCGGGCATGCGCGACATGCATGGGCATGTGGACGTCTATTTCGAATCGGCGGCGGTGATCGTCACGCTGGTGACGCTCGGCGACTTCCTCGAGCTACGTGCCCGCCGGCAGACCGGTGAAGCCCTGCGTGGCCTGCTCGGCCTGGTGCCGAAGACGGCCCGGCGCATCGACAGGGATGGCCGCGAAGACGATATCCCGCTCGACCACCTGCGCAAGGGTGACCACCTGCGCGTGCGTCCCGGCGAGAAGGTGCCGGTGGATGGCACCGTCCTCGATGGCGAAAGCCATGTCGACGAGTCCATGCTCACGGGCGAGTCCATGCCCGTGGTCAAGCGCGCGCACGACCGTCTCACCGGCGGCACGCTCAACCAGCACGGCGCGCTGACCATGCGCGTGGACCACATGGGCGCGGATACGGTGTTGTCGCGCATCGTGGCGATGGTCGCCGAGGCGCAGCGTTCGCGTGCACCGTCGCAGCGCCTGGCCGACCGTGTCGCCGCATGGTTCGTGCCGGCGGTGGTCGCCGCCGCGCTGCTCGCGTTCGGTGCGTGGTGGCTGGTGGGCCCCGAGCCGGTGCTCGGCCACGCACTGGTCGCCGCCGTGTCGGTGCTGATCATCGCGTGTCCGTGTGCGCTGGGACTGGCCACGCCGATGTCGATCATGGTCGCCAGCGGAAAGGGGGCGCAGGCCGGCGTGCTGTTCCGCGATGCGGCCGCGATCGAACGCCTGCGCGACGTCGATACCCTGGTGTTCGACAAGACCGGCACCCTGACCGAGGGCAAGCCTGCCCTCGTCGATGTGCGCGTGTTCGGTCGCGAGCGTGCCGAGGTGCTGGCCTACGCGGCCGCCGTAGAGCGGCCAAGCGAGCATCCGCTGGCCGCCGCGGTGGTTGCAGCCGCAGACGCCGAAGGCCTCGCGACGCCGAAGGTGGCCGGCTTCCGCATGATGGTCGGCAAGGGCGTGGCAGGGCGTGTCGACGGCCACGACGTCGCCGTCGGCAATGGCCGCCTGATGGACGACGAGCGCGTGGATGCCGCCGCGGGTCGCGACATCGCCGAGAAGTGGCGGGCGAAGGGCGCGACGGCGATGTATGTGGCGATCGACGGTCGGCTCGCGGCCGTGCTGTCGTTTGCCGACCGGATCAAGGCGTCGACCAGGCCCGCCCTGGACGCGCTGCACGAAGCGGGCGTGCACCTGGTGATGCTGACCGGCGACAACGCGGCCACGGCGAAGGCGGTGGCCTCCACCTTGCCGATCGACGATGTCCACGCTGGCGCGACGCCCGAAGACAAGGCACGCATCGTCGCCGGGTTGAAGGCCGGGGGCAGGGTGGTCGCCATGGCCGGCGACGGCGTCAACGATGCACCGGCGCTCGCTGCCGCCGATATCGGCATCGGCATGGGCAACGGCAGCGACATCGCGATCCAGAGCGCGTCCGTGACCCTGCTCAAGGGCGACCTTGCCGGCATCGCCCGCGCTCGCGCCCTGTCGGAAGCGACGGTGAAGAACATCCGGCAGAACCTGTTCTTCGCCTTCGTCTACAACGCCGTCGGCGTCCCGCTGGCCGCGGGCGTGCTCTATCCGATCCTGGGCATCACGCTGTCGCCGATGGTGGCGGCGCTGGCGATGAGCCTCAGCTCGGTGTCGGTGGTGGGCAATGCACTGCGGCTAAGGAAAGCGGCGATCTGACACCGACCATGTATGTAGGAGCGCGCCTGCGCGCGATGGCCAACGAAGCGACGATGCGAAAAGCCATCGAATCAACGATCCGAAAAGCCATCGAATCAACGATCCGAAAAGCCATCGAATCAACGCTGCCAAAAACCATCGCGCGCAGGCGCGCTCCTACATTTGCCCAGGCGTACCGGATTATTTGTGATCGAACGACGGCGGTGCGTCCTTCGCCTTGCTTGCCCAGGCCTTGTTCGGCTTGTCGGACAGGTCGAACTCCAGCGTGCCGCCCTTGGTCGCAAAGCTTTCCGGCAGCCACGAACGGTCGCTCGCCTTGCCGTCGACTTTCAGCCCCTGCACATAGGGTTTCCCGGCACCGGCGTTCGGCGCGAGGATGGTCACGTCGCCGCCTTCGCGGTGGATCGTGGCTTTGCTGAAGATCGGGCTACCGACGATGAACTCGGCACGTCCGGGAATGTTCGGGTAGATGCCGAGCGAAGCGAACACGTACCACGAGGACATCTCGCCCAGGTCGTCGTTACCCGGGATGCCGTTGGGTGCATTGACCCAGATCGTGTCGAGCACGCGGCGCACCAGCTCCTGGGTCTTCCACGGCTGGCCGGCGTAGTTGTAGAGCCACGGGCCACCGATCGACGGTTCGTTGTCGAGCTCGGCGTGCAGCGGGCCGGACTTGGTGACGGCGAACTTGCCGTCCGGCTGGTAGAAATAGCCGTCCAGGCGCTTGCGTGCCTTGTCCATGCCACCCATCGCCTCGAACAGGCCGTGAACGTTGAACGGCACCATCCACACGTACTGCGCGGCGCTGCCTTCGACGAAGCCGTCGCCGGTGGACGGCGTGAACGCATGGGCTTCCTTGTCGTCGTCGTCCTTCACCAGCGCCCAGCTACCGTCGGCGTTGCGATTGCGGATGTAGCCACCTTCCGGCGTGGCCTTCGGATCCCACAGGTTGCGCCAGTACTGCGCGCGGCCGAGGAAGCGATCGGCGGTGGCCTTGTCGCCGAGGCGATCGGACAGCGCGCTCAGCGCGAACTCGGCGGCGACGATCTCCAGCGTGTCGGCCGCGGGGCCCCACGCCGGTGCGCCGACCGGGATGTAATGCAGCTTCAGCCACTGTTCGAGGCCGGGACGCTGGCCGACGCATTCCACCGGGCAGCCATCCATCGACTTGTCGAGGTCGGTCGGGTTGTCGGCGGCATGGACCAGCGAGGCGAACGCACCCTTGACGTCGAAGTCCCTGCCGCCGAACGCATAGATGCCTGCGATCGACGGGGCAGCCGGATCGCCGTTCATCACGTGCGTGGCGCCGTTGTTATGCGTCCAGCGATCCCACACGCCCTTGTTCTGCTGGGCCTGGTTGTACAGGCTCTGCGCGATGTCGCTGCCGGTCTTCGGGTCGAGCCAGGTCACCATCGGCAGCTGTGAGCGATACACGTCCCAGCCGGAGAAGTTCGCGTACTGCGCCTTCTGTGTGCCGGATACCTTATGCACCTGCTGGTCGAAGCCCATGTATTCGCCGTTGACGTCGCTGAAGACGTTCGGCGTCATCGAGGCGTGGTACAGCGCGGTGTAGAACACCGTGCGCTGGTCCGGCGTGCCGCCTTCCACCTCGATGCGGTTCAGCTGCTTGTTCCACGCGGCGACGGCGTTGTCGCGCACGGTCTCGAACGCCGTGCCCCTGGGCACTTCGGCGTCGAGGTTGGCCTGCGCATTAGCGGCGCTGGTGTACGAGATGCCGACGCGGATGTTCACGTCCTTCGTACCCTTGGCGAAGCCGACCCAGGCGCCCGAGCCGTTACCTTCCTTCGGCCAGCCCTTGTCGCCGTAGCCAGAACCGCCTTCGCTCTTCGTGCCGCCCTTCGTGACGGTCGTGTCCTTCCACGTGCCCGTGCTGGCGAACGGTTGGTCGAACTCGATGACGTAGTGGACGGTGTAGTAGCTATGCCGGTCGGCCTTGTCGATGTAGCCGCAGAAGTTGCCGCTGGTGACCGAGCCGCTGATGCGGTGGTTGGCCTTGTCGACGTTGACGGTGGCGTTTTCCGAGCCGACTTCCGAATCGGAGGCGCGGACGAGGATATTCGCGGGCTTGCCGGCGGGGAACGCGAAGCGCGCGGCGCCGCTGTGCAGGGCGGCGGTGAGGTCGGCGGTGACGCCGTTCTCCAGCGCGACCTGGTAATGCCCGGCCTTCGCGGTTTCCTTGTCGTGGCTGAACTTCGATGCGTAGGCATGGCGGAAGTCGGAGCTGGGCGACACGCTGACGTCTTCGGTGATCGGCATGATCGGTACATCGCCCGAGCCGCCACCGCAGCCCCAGCCTTCGACGTTGGTGAGGGCGAAGCCGCGGATGGCGTCGGCGCGGTATTCGTAGCCGCCCGGCGCGGCGATCGGCGATTTCTTGCCCGGTAGCGGCGAGGCTTCGGGGGTGAACTGGAACATGCCAAAGGGCACCACGGCTCCCGGGAAGACGTTGCCCCCGTTGGTCGTGCCGATCATCGGATTGACCGCGTCGGCGGGCGCGGTAGCGGCGCCGGCCAGGGCGGGGAACAGGGCGGCGGCAAGGACGATCGGCTGGAACGCGCGCAAGGGGTAGCCTCCACGGCAACGGGATTTATATCGATTGAAATCGCTGGGGCACCCGGTGTCGTGTCCCAAAGGTCATAGCTGCGCCGCAACATCCCGGGCCTTGCGTGGGGGCGCGCGGCGCTCGGGCGTGGTCGCGGACACCCTCGGCGCTCGTACGTGGTCGCAGGACCAGCCCTCGGCGCCCACCCTCGCTGCTCAGACAGGTCCTCCGCGCTCGATAAGGTTGGCCGCAGCCGCGGCCCATGTACTTATTGCCCTACGGGCGCTCTCTTGTGCGGAACTCGCCTCGAGGGTGGGCGCCGAGGGCTGTTCTTGCAGGTCGTGGCGGGTGGGGTGCGGTGCTCGAACGTTCGTTGGTGTTGCTGACTTTGAATTGTCCGGATTTCTCATCCCTGGTCGGTCAGGACTGTGGAATCATGCGCGCCCTTTTTTCGATGTGAAGGTGCGTCTTGCTGAACTGTCGTTTTTCTCTCAATGGCCTCGACATGAGCACACTGGTGGTGGGGTCGAACAGCTTTCCAGCGTTCTCCGGAAACGGCAATTACATCAACAAATGGTCTGCACAATGCCTTCCCGGGTTGGGCCCAATCCCCGTCGGGACGTATTACACCGTTGATCGGCTTTCGGGAGGTCTATCCGCAGCGCTTGATCCGTATCTCAAGAAGGACGTGTGGTTTGCGCTGTATCCCGCGGACGACGCGATCGACGATGAAATGTTTTGCGATCAGATCATGCGCGGGCGTTTCCGCCTGCACCCGGCAACGGGCTCTGGCGGCAGCATCGGCTGCGTGACCCTGCCGTTCTTCATGGATTTCGTGCGCCTTCGAAAAATCATCCTGGACGCGAAAGTCCATCCGATCCCCGGTAGCGACGTGACGACGTACGGGCGGCTGATCGTCTCGTGAAACGGTGCATACGCGGCGTTTTGCTGGTCCTCTGGTGCGGTTGCTTCGCTGCGGCGATGCTCATCGTGCGAGAGATACTCGGTCCATGGCCGCCCATGCGACTGGAGCTTGTTGGACTCGTCACTGAAACCCTTTGGCCAGTCTCTGCCGGCGCGGGGGAGGACTTGCATCTGATCGCGTGGGCGATTGGCTGGACGATTGTCTTCCACGTCTCCGTCGGCGTTGCCTGGTGGGCCTTCAGGTACGCATTCCTTCGATGATCCCGTCGTCTGGCGAATTCGGTCGCGCGCAGGCGCGCTCCTACACACAAGACTTCCGGCAACGTTGGAGAACAGCCCTCGGCGGCCACCCTCGAGGCGAGTTCCGCACAAGAGAGCGCCCGTAGGGCAATCAAATACATGGGCCGCGGCTGCGGCCAACCTTGTCGAACGCGGAGGACCTGTCTGAGCAGCGAGGGTGGCCGCCGAGGGCTGGTCCTGCGACCACGCCCGAGCGCCGCGGGAAATTCGGATGGAACAGCAGGACCCAATCGCGCGCAGGCGCGCTCCTACGAGAGGATGCCGTCGGTGGGTTGGACGGGGGAGAGGCCGTGCGGCTCGCCGAGTGCGTCGCGCAGGTCGATCTCGATCGCGCGGGTGAGGGTCGTCATCGGCACGTCGTCGTCGAGGTTCTCGAACGGATTCTGCATATCGTTGCCGATCTGCAGCAACGCGAGGAACAGGAAACCGGCCACCGTCGAGCCCAGCGGTGTCCACAAGCCCAGCGTCTCGACCAGGCTCACCGGCAGCAGCAGGCAGAAACCATGGGTGAAGATCGCCGGATAGGTCGCGTACTGTTGCGGCAACGGCGTGTTCTTGATCCGCTCCATGCCGCCCTGCGCATTGGAGATATCGGCCATCGTGCGGGTGAGCGCGGGCATCAGCACCGGCTCGGGCTTCGCCGCAGCGATCAGCTCGCCAGTGCGGCCGTGGATCGCGTTGGGAATATTGGCCACCCGGCGCAGGCGTTCCACCTCGTCGGCCGGCAGGCGCGCGGACAGCTCGTCCCAAGGGGCCTGGCGGCGCAGGTGCAGGCGCAGGGCGTGCACGTAGGCGACCTGGCGATGGACGATGGCGACGGCCTGTTCGCGCTCGGGCAGCAGGGTGAGCACCTCGCGCGCCAGCGTACGCGAGGCGTTGACCATCGCGCCCCACAAGGTCCGAGCTTCCCACCAGCGCGCGTAGGCCGTGGTGTTGCGGAAGCTCAGGTAGACGGCGATGGCCGAGCCGAGCAGGGTGATCGGCAGGGCGGGGAACTCGGCGGTCCAGCGCGGGTGCGCGTAGAGCCAGAAGGCGGTCACCGCGACGTCCCACGCGAACAGCAGGCCCAGCGGCCTGCCGACGTAACGCAGGATGTGGCCGACGTGTGCCCGCCCCGGCAGGATCACGCCTTGTGCTCTCGCTTGATCGCCTCGGCTAGCGGGATGAACGCGTCGTGGGCCTGGTCGAGCACCGCGACGGTGCCGTCGCCGATGTCGTACACCCAGCCCTGCAGCGTGATGGCCTTGTTGGCCAGCGCGGCGGTGACGGCCGGATGGGTGCGCAGGTGGGCGAGCTGCAGGCGGACGTTTTCCTGGGTTACCGCTTTCAGCAGCTCCGGGCCTTCGACCTTGCGTGCGAAGACCGCGCTCTTGGCGGCCGCGGCGTTGCGCAGCCAGGCTTCGACCGTCGGCAGGGCCTTGGTCGATTCCGGGTTGAGCAGCCCCTTCATGGCACCGCAATCGCTGTGGCCGCAGATGACCACGTGGCGCACGTGCAGCACGGCGACCGCGAATTCGACCACGGCGGACACGCCACCGAGCATCTCGCCATAGCCCGGCACGATGTTGCCGATGTTGCGGCAGACGAACAGGTCGCCCGGCTGGGTCTGGGTGATCATCTCCGGCACCACGCGGGAATCCGCGCAGGTGATGAAGAGGGTATGCGGACTCTGGCCTTCGGCCAGCTCGCTGAAGAGTTCCTGCGTCTCGGGGAAGACGTTGGCGCTGAAGTCCTCGACGCCCTTGAGCAAGCCCAGCAGGCTGTCGTCGCGCGGGGTTTCCTGGGTCATGTGCTCACCTTGGAATATGCCGCCAGCAAGGCGCCGGGCGGTCTTAAGGGGAGCAGTTTATGCCAAACGGGGGCGGGGGGAATGCGCGGCGGTATGGAATGGCGGGGCGGCCTGCGCGCGATGGGGCGGTGCGGGGACCGGGCCATCGCGCGCGGGCGCGCTCCTACAGGGTCGAGGGGGATCAGGCCTCGGCGTCTTCCTTGTAGGCGTCGATCGGGATGCAGGCGCACATCACGTTCTTGTCGCCGTAGACGTTGTCGACGCGGGAGACTGGCGGCCAGTACTTGGCGAGCTTGAGCGACGGCAGCGGGAAGGCGGCCAGTTCACGCGGGTAGGCGTGGTTCCACTCGGTGCCGGTCACCATGGTCGCGGTGTGCGGGGCGTTGCGCAGCGGGTTGTCTTCGCGGTCGAGGCGGCCATCTTCCACCGCCGCGATTTCCTCGCGGATCTGGATCATGGCGTCGATGAAGCGGTCCAGCTCGTGCTGCGATTCGCTTTCGGTCGGCTCGACCATCAGCGTGCCGGCCACCGGGAACGACAGCGTCGGTGCGTGGAAGCCGAAGTCGATCAGGCGCTTGGCGACGTCTTCCGCGCCCACGCCGGTGGCGTCCTTGAGCGGGCGCAGGTCGAGGATGCACTCGTGCGCCACCAGGCTGTTACGGCCGGTGTACAGCGTCTCGTAATGCGGGGCGAGGCGCTTGGCGATGTAGTTGGCGTTGAGCAGGGCGACCTGGGTCGCCTTGCGCAGGCCTTCGGTGCCCATCAGCGTGATGTACATCCACGAGATCGGCAGGATCGAGGCCGAGCCGAACGAGGCCGCGCTGACCATGCCCACCTCGCCTTCGCCGCCGAAGGTGCGCGGCAGGAACGGTGCCAGGTGCGACTTCACGGCGCACGGGCCGACGCCCGGGCCACCACCGCCGTGCGGGATGCAGAAGGTCTTGTGCAGGTTGAGGTGGGAGACGTCCGAACCCCACTTGCCCGGCTTGGCGACGCCGACCAGCGCATTCATGTTCGCGCCGTCGGTGTACACCTGGCCGCCGTGCTTGTGCACGATGTCGCAGATGGCGACCACGTCTTCCTCGAACACGCCGTGCGTGGAGGGGTAGGTGATCATGATCGCGGCGAGGCGATCGGCGTACTTCTCCGCCTTCGCGCGGATGTCGTCGACGTCCACGTTGCCGTTCGCATCGCAACGGGTGACCACGACCGTCATGCCGCACATCTGCGCGGAAGCCGGGTTGGTGCCGTGCGCCGATTCCGGGATCAGGCAGATGTCGCGATGGCCTTCGTTGCGCGAGCGGTGGTAGGCGCGGATCGCCAGCAGGCCGGCGTATTCACCCTGGGCGCCCGAGTTGGGTTGCAGGCTGACCGAGTCATAGCCGGTGCACTCGACCAGCATCGCTTCGAGTTCGTCGATCAGCTGCTTGTAGCCCTGGGCCTGGTCGGCCGGGGCCAGCGGATGGATGTTGGCGAATTCCGGCCACGTCACCGGGATCATCTCCGCGGTGGCGTTGAGCTTCATGGTGCACGAACCGAGCGGGATCATCGTGCGGTCGAGCGCGAGGTCCTTGTCGGCGAGGCCACGCAGGTAGCGCAGCAGTTCGTGCTCGCTGTGGTGCGTGTTGAACACCGGGTGCTGGAGGAAGTCGATCGCGCGCACGAGCGACGACGGCAGGGCGTCGGCGGTAGCCGCGTCCAGTGCGTCGATGTCGCTGGCGTCGGCGCCGAACAG
This window harbors:
- the gcvP gene encoding aminomethyl-transferring glycine dehydrogenase, with protein sequence MKTTPSLRDLENHGAFIERHIGPNDAEIAEMLTVVGHGSLDALTDAIVPGSIKSPAPLALPRAVTEEEALAKIRKVADRNQVFRSFIGQGYYGTLTPNVILRNVLENPAWYTAYTPYQAEISQGRMEALINFQTMVTDLTGMDISNASLLDEATAAAEAMTLAKRSAKSKSKVFFVSKDVHPQTIEVLRTRADGVDIEVHVGDDADAGNVDSFGVLLQYPNTFGRINDYKALADATHARGGIVCVATDLLALTLIASPGSWGADIVVGNTQRFGVPYGFGGPHAAYLACRDAYKRSMPGRLIGVSIDTEGKPAYRLTLQTREQHIRREKATSNICTAQVLLAVMASMYAVYHGPEGLVRIARRVHRMTAILAGALGKAGVAVGNQYFDTLHVTGVDAKALHASAAAASINLRAIDASSVGISLDETTTRADIAALATLFGADASDIDALDAATADALPSSLVRAIDFLQHPVFNTHHSEHELLRYLRGLADKDLALDRTMIPLGSCTMKLNATAEMIPVTWPEFANIHPLAPADQAQGYKQLIDELEAMLVECTGYDSVSLQPNSGAQGEYAGLLAIRAYHRSRNEGHRDICLIPESAHGTNPASAQMCGMTVVVTRCDANGNVDVDDIRAKAEKYADRLAAIMITYPSTHGVFEEDVVAICDIVHKHGGQVYTDGANMNALVGVAKPGKWGSDVSHLNLHKTFCIPHGGGGPGVGPCAVKSHLAPFLPRTFGGEGEVGMVSAASFGSASILPISWMYITLMGTEGLRKATQVALLNANYIAKRLAPHYETLYTGRNSLVAHECILDLRPLKDATGVGAEDVAKRLIDFGFHAPTLSFPVAGTLMVEPTESESQHELDRFIDAMIQIREEIAAVEDGRLDREDNPLRNAPHTATMVTGTEWNHAYPRELAAFPLPSLKLAKYWPPVSRVDNVYGDKNVMCACIPIDAYKEDAEA
- a CDS encoding heavy metal-responsive transcriptional regulator, yielding MTTQASLTIGRIAQTAGVAIDTIRFYEREGLLPEPRRRPSGYREYDASAVSRLRFIRRAKDLGFTLEEIRELLALSADRHGGVEGVRERAAARLTAIDERITELQRVRDGLAELVEACPGHGAPEDCPILKALGEPTA
- a CDS encoding heavy metal translocating P-type ATPase — encoded protein: MSHACCSHGAAPEAVAALDPVCGMTVDPAKTAHHATRDGHDYHFCCAGCRTKFIADPAKYLGPKEPEAPMPPGTIYTCPMHPDVRQEGPGSCPKCGMALEPAMPSLDDDDGEVRGMARRFASLLALTLPVFLVAMGPHLFGWTWPSPWDAIARWGEASFATVVVLWGGAPFFARGWRSLRPWSPNMYTLIALGTGVAWIYSVVALLVPGLFPPGMRDMHGHVDVYFESAAVIVTLVTLGDFLELRARRQTGEALRGLLGLVPKTARRIDRDGREDDIPLDHLRKGDHLRVRPGEKVPVDGTVLDGESHVDESMLTGESMPVVKRAHDRLTGGTLNQHGALTMRVDHMGADTVLSRIVAMVAEAQRSRAPSQRLADRVAAWFVPAVVAAALLAFGAWWLVGPEPVLGHALVAAVSVLIIACPCALGLATPMSIMVASGKGAQAGVLFRDAAAIERLRDVDTLVFDKTGTLTEGKPALVDVRVFGRERAEVLAYAAAVERPSEHPLAAAVVAAADAEGLATPKVAGFRMMVGKGVAGRVDGHDVAVGNGRLMDDERVDAAAGRDIAEKWRAKGATAMYVAIDGRLAAVLSFADRIKASTRPALDALHEAGVHLVMLTGDNAATAKAVASTLPIDDVHAGATPEDKARIVAGLKAGGRVVAMAGDGVNDAPALAAADIGIGMGNGSDIAIQSASVTLLKGDLAGIARARALSEATVKNIRQNLFFAFVYNAVGVPLAAGVLYPILGITLSPMVAALAMSLSSVSVVGNALRLRKAAI
- a CDS encoding carbonic anhydrase, translating into MTQETPRDDSLLGLLKGVEDFSANVFPETQELFSELAEGQSPHTLFITCADSRVVPEMITQTQPGDLFVCRNIGNIVPGYGEMLGGVSAVVEFAVAVLHVRHVVICGHSDCGAMKGLLNPESTKALPTVEAWLRNAAAAKSAVFARKVEGPELLKAVTQENVRLQLAHLRTHPAVTAALANKAITLQGWVYDIGDGTVAVLDQAHDAFIPLAEAIKREHKA
- a CDS encoding DUF2778 domain-containing protein — translated: MSTLVVGSNSFPAFSGNGNYINKWSAQCLPGLGPIPVGTYYTVDRLSGGLSAALDPYLKKDVWFALYPADDAIDDEMFCDQIMRGRFRLHPATGSGGSIGCVTLPFFMDFVRLRKIILDAKVHPIPGSDVTTYGRLIVS
- a CDS encoding GH92 family glycosyl hydrolase, whose product is MRAFQPIVLAAALFPALAGAATAPADAVNPMIGTTNGGNVFPGAVVPFGMFQFTPEASPLPGKKSPIAAPGGYEYRADAIRGFALTNVEGWGCGGGSGDVPIMPITEDVSVSPSSDFRHAYASKFSHDKETAKAGHYQVALENGVTADLTAALHSGAARFAFPAGKPANILVRASDSEVGSENATVNVDKANHRISGSVTSGNFCGYIDKADRHSYYTVHYVIEFDQPFASTGTWKDTTVTKGGTKSEGGSGYGDKGWPKEGNGSGAWVGFAKGTKDVNIRVGISYTSAANAQANLDAEVPRGTAFETVRDNAVAAWNKQLNRIEVEGGTPDQRTVFYTALYHASMTPNVFSDVNGEYMGFDQQVHKVSGTQKAQYANFSGWDVYRSQLPMVTWLDPKTGSDIAQSLYNQAQQNKGVWDRWTHNNGATHVMNGDPAAPSIAGIYAFGGRDFDVKGAFASLVHAADNPTDLDKSMDGCPVECVGQRPGLEQWLKLHYIPVGAPAWGPAADTLEIVAAEFALSALSDRLGDKATADRFLGRAQYWRNLWDPKATPEGGYIRNRNADGSWALVKDDDDKEAHAFTPSTGDGFVEGSAAQYVWMVPFNVHGLFEAMGGMDKARKRLDGYFYQPDGKFAVTKSGPLHAELDNEPSIGGPWLYNYAGQPWKTQELVRRVLDTIWVNAPNGIPGNDDLGEMSSWYVFASLGIYPNIPGRAEFIVGSPIFSKATIHREGGDVTILAPNAGAGKPYVQGLKVDGKASDRSWLPESFATKGGTLEFDLSDKPNKAWASKAKDAPPSFDHK